Proteins encoded within one genomic window of Rhizobium bangladeshense:
- a CDS encoding ABC transporter permease translates to MASLELLGFGSTGWGALLIVAALMTLAVTGTALAIGAVLGAIVAAAKLSGNPFLVALGNVYTTVFRGVPELLIIYLIYFGGSSAVTSIGKAMGYEGFLGLPSFAAGALAVGIISGSYQAEVFRGAFLAISKGELEAASAIGMHRGMRFRRIIMPQVLRFAIPGLGNVWQLSLKDSALVSVTGLAELMRTSQVAAGSTRQYFLFFIAGGALYLILTSLSDRVFNGAERRANRSMPASAMGQA, encoded by the coding sequence ATGGCAAGCTTGGAACTGCTCGGCTTCGGCTCGACGGGATGGGGCGCGCTGCTTATTGTCGCCGCCCTGATGACGCTCGCCGTCACCGGGACGGCGCTTGCAATCGGCGCCGTGCTGGGCGCGATCGTCGCGGCAGCGAAACTCTCCGGCAATCCTTTCCTCGTCGCGCTCGGCAACGTCTACACCACCGTGTTTCGCGGCGTGCCGGAACTGCTGATTATCTACCTCATCTATTTCGGCGGCTCCTCGGCCGTCACCTCGATCGGCAAGGCGATGGGCTACGAAGGCTTCCTCGGCCTGCCCTCCTTTGCCGCCGGCGCGCTTGCCGTCGGCATCATTTCCGGTTCCTATCAGGCGGAAGTGTTCCGCGGCGCCTTCCTCGCCATTTCCAAGGGCGAACTCGAAGCCGCCTCGGCGATCGGCATGCATCGCGGCATGCGCTTTCGCCGCATCATCATGCCGCAGGTGCTTCGCTTCGCCATACCCGGCCTCGGCAATGTCTGGCAGCTCAGCCTCAAGGACTCTGCCCTGGTCTCGGTCACCGGCCTTGCCGAACTGATGCGCACCAGCCAGGTGGCGGCGGGCTCGACACGGCAATATTTCCTGTTCTTCATCGCTGGCGGCGCGCTCTACCTTATCCTGACCAGCCTTTCGGACCGCGTCTTTAACGGCGCCGAGCGCCGCGCCAACCGCAGCATGCCGGCGTCGGCCATGGGCCAGGCGTAA
- a CDS encoding phosphatase PAP2 family protein, translated as MSEVQRRGFLARLNAYEPLTLIMLASVAGGLFVLQRLTSEVLEGETFRFDEAVLLALRRADDLAVPIGPAWLTHAVDDITSLGGITVLALLTVLITVYLLLDRRWPIAIFVFSSVLTGWLASTLLKILIARPRPDVVPHLIEVSDLSFPSGHAMASAVTYLTLGALVARTQRYRSTRIFVMGAGVFLAVIIGLSRIYLGVHYPTDVFAGWCAGALWALGCWLISKRFIPSRAPDDGVETANGDDQ; from the coding sequence ATGAGTGAGGTTCAACGACGCGGTTTCCTGGCGAGGCTCAATGCCTATGAGCCACTGACGCTGATCATGCTGGCATCCGTCGCAGGCGGGCTATTCGTGCTGCAGCGGCTGACGAGCGAAGTTCTCGAGGGGGAAACCTTCCGTTTCGACGAGGCGGTTTTGCTGGCGCTGCGACGGGCGGACGATCTTGCCGTGCCGATCGGTCCGGCGTGGCTGACCCATGCCGTCGACGATATCACCAGCCTCGGCGGCATCACGGTCCTGGCGCTGCTGACGGTTCTCATCACCGTCTATCTCTTGCTTGACCGACGCTGGCCGATTGCGATCTTTGTCTTTTCCTCGGTGCTGACGGGCTGGCTCGCGAGCACGCTGCTCAAGATCCTTATCGCGCGGCCGCGTCCCGATGTCGTGCCGCATCTGATCGAGGTCAGCGATCTCAGTTTTCCCTCAGGGCACGCCATGGCCTCGGCGGTGACCTATCTGACGCTCGGCGCGCTCGTCGCGCGCACCCAGCGTTACCGGTCGACGCGGATCTTCGTCATGGGCGCCGGGGTCTTCCTGGCCGTCATCATCGGTCTCAGCCGGATCTATCTCGGCGTTCATTACCCCACGGACGTCTTCGCCGGATGGTGCGCCGGTGCGCTCTGGGCGCTCGGCTGCTGGCTGATCTCGAAACGATTCATTCCCAGCCGTGCGCCTGACGATGGCGTCGAAACTGCAAATGGCGACGACCAATAG
- a CDS encoding transcriptional regulator, translating to MQGGSSGLSPAQCRAARALIAWSEEELSSASKVAKATIAGFEAGTLLPDEQTLQDMKRSLEAGGVFFIAENGGGAGVRLARSASASIDTDETETVQYEEYLKNDAPPGAGG from the coding sequence ATGCAGGGCGGTTCTTCAGGTCTATCTCCAGCTCAGTGCCGCGCCGCGCGGGCGCTCATCGCGTGGTCGGAGGAGGAGCTGTCTTCAGCCTCGAAGGTGGCCAAGGCGACGATTGCCGGTTTCGAGGCCGGAACGCTTCTCCCCGATGAGCAGACGCTCCAGGATATGAAGCGTAGCCTGGAAGCTGGAGGCGTGTTTTTCATTGCGGAAAATGGCGGCGGCGCTGGCGTTCGCTTGGCAAGATCGGCATCGGCTTCTATAGACACTGACGAGACCGAGACGGTCCAATACGAAGAATATCTCAAAAACGACGCCCCTCCCGGCGCTGGCGGTTGA
- a CDS encoding ABC transporter ATP-binding protein — MPGVTRLSVRNIRKSFGTHEVLRGISLDAEDGDVISLLGASGSGKSTFLRCINLLEVASDGEIWVDGEHIQMVHKNGRSKPASQKQVDHIRSELGMVFQSFNLWSHMTILQNVIEGPIHVLKRPRAECIAEAEALLEKVGIADKRHAYPAHLSGGQQQRAAIARALAMKPKVMLFDEPTSALDPELVGEVLRVMRALAEEGMTMLVVTHEMSFARNVSNRVVFMREGLIESSGTPDEMFAGGATPAFRQFIGHFGTGQ, encoded by the coding sequence ATGCCAGGCGTCACCCGACTTTCGGTTCGCAATATCCGCAAGAGCTTCGGCACGCACGAGGTCTTGCGCGGCATTTCCCTCGACGCCGAGGATGGCGATGTAATCTCACTGCTCGGCGCCTCGGGCTCCGGCAAATCGACCTTCCTGCGCTGCATCAACCTGCTTGAAGTCGCGAGCGACGGCGAGATCTGGGTCGACGGCGAGCATATTCAGATGGTTCACAAGAACGGGCGCAGCAAGCCTGCCAGCCAGAAGCAGGTGGACCATATCCGCTCCGAGCTCGGCATGGTCTTCCAGTCCTTCAATCTCTGGTCCCACATGACCATCCTGCAGAACGTCATCGAAGGGCCCATCCACGTGTTGAAGCGGCCGCGCGCCGAATGCATCGCCGAGGCCGAGGCACTGCTCGAAAAGGTCGGCATCGCAGACAAGCGCCATGCCTATCCCGCCCATCTCTCCGGCGGCCAGCAGCAGCGCGCCGCAATAGCCCGCGCATTGGCGATGAAGCCGAAGGTCATGCTGTTCGACGAGCCGACATCGGCGCTCGATCCGGAACTGGTCGGCGAGGTGCTGCGTGTCATGCGCGCGCTGGCTGAGGAAGGCATGACCATGCTCGTCGTCACCCATGAGATGAGTTTTGCCCGCAACGTCTCCAACCGCGTGGTTTTCATGCGCGAAGGGCTGATCGAGAGCAGCGGAACGCCGGACGAGATGTTTGCCGGCGGCGCGACACCCGCCTTCCGCCAGTTCATCGGCCATTTCGGAACGGGTCAATGA
- a CDS encoding alpha-glucosidase/alpha-galactosidase — protein MSFKIAIIGAGSVGFTKKLFTDILCVPEFRDIEFALTDISEHNLEMIKAILDRVVEANKLPTRVTATTDRRKALEGARYIISCVRVGGLEAYADDIRIPLKYGIDQCVGDTICAGGILYGQRNIPVILDFCKDIREVAEPGAKFLNYANPMAMNTWAAIEYGKVDTVGLCHGVQHGAEQIAEVLGAKSVSELDYICSGINHQTWFIDLRLNGRRIGKDELVAAFEAHPVYSQQEKLRIDVLKRFGVYSTESNGHLSEYLPWYRKRPEEITRWIDMSDWIHGETGGYLRHSTETRNWFETEFPQFLESASKPIDPARRSNEHASHILEALETNRVYRGHFNVKNNGVITNLPSDAIIESPGFVDRFGINMVSGVTLPEACAATCIASINVQRMSVHAAISGDIELLKLAVLHDPLVGAVATPEEVWQMVDEMVVAQARWLPQYADAVPAAKERLSRSKVQTRDWAGAARRNVRSIEELRAEKAALKQAV, from the coding sequence ATGAGTTTCAAAATCGCTATCATCGGTGCGGGCAGCGTCGGTTTCACCAAGAAGCTGTTCACCGATATATTGTGCGTTCCGGAGTTTCGCGACATCGAATTTGCGCTGACCGATATCAGCGAACATAACCTCGAGATGATCAAGGCGATCCTCGACCGTGTCGTCGAGGCGAACAAGCTGCCGACCCGGGTGACGGCGACGACCGACCGGCGCAAGGCGCTGGAAGGCGCGCGTTACATCATCAGCTGCGTCCGGGTCGGTGGGCTGGAGGCCTATGCAGACGATATCAGGATCCCGCTGAAATACGGCATCGACCAGTGCGTCGGCGATACGATCTGCGCCGGCGGCATTCTCTATGGCCAGCGCAATATCCCCGTCATCCTCGATTTCTGCAAGGACATAAGAGAGGTCGCCGAGCCCGGCGCGAAATTCCTGAACTATGCCAACCCGATGGCGATGAACACCTGGGCGGCGATCGAATACGGCAAGGTTGACACCGTCGGCCTCTGCCACGGTGTGCAGCACGGCGCCGAACAGATCGCCGAGGTGCTCGGCGCCAAGTCGGTGAGCGAACTCGATTACATCTGCTCCGGCATCAACCACCAGACCTGGTTCATCGATCTGCGCCTCAACGGCCGCAGGATCGGCAAGGACGAGCTGGTCGCGGCCTTCGAGGCGCATCCCGTCTATTCGCAGCAGGAGAAATTGCGCATCGACGTGCTGAAGCGTTTCGGCGTCTATTCCACCGAGAGCAACGGCCACCTCTCGGAATATCTGCCCTGGTACCGCAAGCGGCCGGAGGAGATCACCCGCTGGATCGACATGTCCGACTGGATCCATGGCGAGACCGGCGGCTACCTCCGTCACTCGACGGAAACGCGCAACTGGTTCGAGACGGAGTTCCCGCAATTCCTCGAATCCGCCTCCAAGCCGATCGATCCCGCTAGGCGCTCGAACGAACATGCGAGCCACATTCTGGAGGCTTTGGAGACCAACCGGGTCTATCGCGGCCATTTCAACGTCAAGAACAACGGCGTCATCACCAATCTGCCGTCGGATGCGATCATCGAATCGCCCGGCTTCGTCGATCGCTTCGGCATCAATATGGTCTCCGGCGTCACCCTGCCGGAAGCCTGTGCGGCGACCTGCATCGCCTCGATCAACGTCCAGCGCATGTCGGTGCATGCGGCCATATCGGGCGATATCGAGCTCTTGAAGCTTGCAGTGCTGCACGATCCGCTGGTCGGCGCCGTGGCGACGCCTGAGGAGGTCTGGCAGATGGTCGACGAGATGGTCGTCGCCCAGGCGCGCTGGCTGCCGCAATATGCCGACGCCGTGCCGGCCGCCAAGGAGCGGCTGTCGAGATCGAAGGTGCAGACCCGTGACTGGGCGGGTGCTGCACGCCGCAACGTCCGCTCGATCGAGGAGCTGCGTGCGGAAAAGGCGGCTCTGAAACAGGCCGTGTGA
- a CDS encoding AraC family transcriptional regulator gives MRAHVVEKAVKLPVFLPASVLAVVSSSCRWRLCRKSASRPEKDYAFRGNFVLQELITNGQAMRTVSLPRGGQRLHAMPTSAGYEVRENETYDWDGRRRGQTPFTVLQHTISGTGRLRYQNRNYRLQGGDTLLVLVPHNHRYWLEKGDRWEYFWISMNGEETLRIHKLVLATAGPVLKLQPSTIDHLADCSLRLLKGATSPGAASAIAYEAAMALYDDVFGSPAFTAELRLMQPVIDHINANLDKPLPVSELASIVGLSRAHFSRSFAESEGMPPAEFVLQQRLQRAVKLLTKADFLPVKEVAIMCGFEDANYFSKVFRRVYGTNPTEFRTTGMYASIGRPK, from the coding sequence ATGCGGGCGCATGTGGTTGAAAAAGCCGTGAAACTGCCTGTTTTCCTCCCGGCCTCTGTGCTGGCCGTGGTCTCTTCCTCTTGTCGATGGCGATTATGCCGAAAATCCGCAAGCCGACCAGAGAAGGATTATGCTTTCAGGGGTAATTTTGTGCTGCAGGAATTGATCACCAATGGACAGGCGATGAGGACGGTTTCGCTGCCTCGCGGAGGCCAGCGGCTGCATGCTATGCCGACGAGTGCCGGGTACGAAGTGCGCGAGAACGAGACCTATGACTGGGACGGCCGCCGCCGCGGCCAGACTCCTTTCACCGTGCTGCAACACACGATCAGCGGCACCGGCCGGCTGCGCTACCAGAACCGCAACTATCGGCTCCAGGGCGGCGATACGCTGCTCGTTTTGGTGCCGCACAATCACCGCTACTGGCTGGAGAAGGGAGACCGCTGGGAATATTTCTGGATCTCGATGAACGGCGAAGAAACCTTGCGCATCCACAAGCTGGTGCTGGCGACCGCGGGCCCGGTGTTGAAGCTGCAGCCTTCGACGATCGATCACCTCGCCGATTGCAGCCTGCGCCTCCTCAAAGGGGCGACGTCGCCGGGGGCCGCCTCTGCGATTGCCTATGAAGCGGCGATGGCGCTCTATGACGATGTCTTCGGCTCACCGGCCTTTACCGCCGAGCTCAGATTGATGCAGCCGGTGATCGACCATATCAACGCCAATCTCGACAAACCGCTGCCGGTCAGCGAACTAGCGAGCATCGTCGGCCTCAGCCGCGCCCATTTCTCACGCAGCTTCGCCGAGAGCGAAGGCATGCCGCCGGCCGAATTCGTGCTGCAGCAGCGGCTGCAGCGGGCCGTCAAGCTGCTGACCAAGGCCGACTTCCTGCCGGTCAAGGAAGTCGCCATCATGTGCGGCTTCGAGGATGCCAATTATTTCTCGAAGGTCTTCCGCCGCGTCTACGGCACCAATCCGACCGAGTTCCGAACAACCGGGATGTATGCCAGCATCGGCAGGCCGAAATAA
- a CDS encoding GcvT family protein, giving the protein MAAFPEKAKVVIIGLGGIVGASIAHHLVERGWDDIVGIDKSGIPTDIGSTAHASDFCYTTSHDYLSVWTTQYSIDFYEKMGHYARIGGLEVARTGDHAWMEEIKRKLSSARAFGTRAHYVSPAEIKEKFPLIEEDQVMGGLFDPDAGLVIPRSQTVAGKLVDSAEKAGKLKVFGNTPAKSLIVEGGRIKGVVTHRGTIMADHVIVCAGLWGRLIAEMVGEDLPVMPVDHPLTFFGPYNEFEGTGKEIGFPLLRDQGNSAYMRDTGDPATTEGGQIEWGYYEATNPRMCHPRELLEKHEARLSPSQRDLEMEQIIEPLERAMELTPILGELGYNEGHSFNGLLQVSAAGGPSCGESQKVRGLWYCVAIWVKDGPGYGKLIADWMTDGRTEIDHNSIDYARFYPHQLTEEFIEGRCFEAAQKIYFPAVHTREPYASGRNVKRSPFYEREKELGGYFMELGGWERAHGYAANEHLLEKYADRVPVRENEWDSRHFWRVSNAEHLAMSEDCGIVNLSHFHMVDIEGPDHVELMEWLCAAKIGGDANIGKGIYTHFLDDEGMVRADFTVFRMADRCRLVNGADAGPRDLHYMKRVAQDRGLDVTITDVSEKFVTIGIWGPNARDTLKKAVADPAGLDQENFAFAAIKPIEIAGKPVTAFRISYVGEQGWELHMKYEDGLAVWDALRATGVMAFGVETYANSRRMEKSLRLQNADLLTQYNLIEADLARPKVKEADFRGKAKHLEYKAREHQPAMLCTLVMTENTDKSGVKRYPVGNLPVVDPATGEVLVDELGRRSYTTSIAYGPTVGKNIALAYLPWSHCQVGRKLNVEYFAESYPVEVVGVGYKPIYDPENLKPRT; this is encoded by the coding sequence GTGGCAGCATTTCCGGAAAAGGCAAAGGTCGTCATCATCGGGCTCGGCGGCATCGTCGGCGCCTCCATCGCTCACCATCTCGTCGAGCGGGGATGGGACGACATCGTCGGCATCGATAAGTCGGGAATACCCACCGATATCGGCTCGACAGCCCATGCCTCGGATTTCTGTTATACCACTAGCCACGACTATCTGTCGGTCTGGACCACGCAATATTCGATCGATTTCTACGAGAAGATGGGCCATTACGCCCGCATCGGCGGCCTCGAAGTGGCGCGCACCGGCGACCACGCCTGGATGGAGGAAATCAAGCGCAAGCTTTCCTCGGCCCGCGCTTTCGGCACACGCGCCCATTATGTCAGCCCTGCCGAGATCAAGGAGAAGTTCCCGCTGATCGAGGAAGATCAGGTGATGGGCGGCCTCTTCGATCCCGACGCCGGCCTCGTCATTCCGCGTTCGCAGACCGTTGCCGGCAAGCTGGTCGATAGCGCCGAAAAGGCAGGCAAGCTCAAGGTTTTCGGCAATACGCCGGCGAAGTCGCTGATCGTCGAAGGCGGCCGCATCAAGGGCGTCGTCACTCATCGCGGCACGATCATGGCCGACCATGTCATCGTCTGCGCCGGCCTGTGGGGCCGCCTGATCGCGGAAATGGTCGGCGAAGACCTGCCGGTCATGCCGGTTGACCACCCGCTCACCTTCTTCGGTCCCTATAACGAGTTTGAAGGCACCGGCAAGGAAATCGGCTTCCCGCTGCTGCGCGACCAGGGCAACTCCGCCTATATGCGCGATACCGGCGACCCGGCGACGACAGAGGGCGGCCAGATCGAGTGGGGTTATTACGAAGCCACCAATCCGCGCATGTGCCATCCGCGCGAACTTCTCGAAAAACACGAGGCGCGGCTTTCGCCCTCGCAGCGCGACCTTGAGATGGAACAGATCATCGAGCCGCTCGAGCGCGCCATGGAACTGACGCCGATCCTCGGCGAACTCGGCTATAACGAAGGTCACTCCTTCAACGGCCTGCTGCAGGTTTCCGCTGCAGGCGGCCCATCCTGCGGCGAGAGCCAGAAGGTGCGCGGCCTCTGGTATTGCGTTGCCATCTGGGTCAAGGATGGCCCGGGCTACGGCAAGCTGATCGCCGACTGGATGACCGACGGCCGCACCGAAATCGATCACAACAGCATCGACTACGCCCGCTTCTACCCGCATCAGCTGACGGAGGAGTTCATCGAAGGCCGCTGCTTCGAAGCCGCCCAGAAGATCTATTTCCCGGCGGTCCACACCCGCGAACCCTATGCATCCGGCCGCAACGTCAAGCGCTCGCCCTTCTACGAGCGGGAAAAGGAGCTTGGCGGCTACTTCATGGAACTGGGCGGCTGGGAGCGTGCGCACGGCTACGCCGCCAACGAGCACCTTCTGGAAAAATATGCCGACCGCGTCCCGGTTCGCGAGAACGAATGGGACAGCCGCCATTTCTGGCGCGTCTCGAATGCCGAACATCTGGCAATGAGCGAGGATTGCGGCATCGTCAATCTCAGCCATTTCCATATGGTCGATATCGAGGGGCCCGACCATGTCGAGCTGATGGAATGGCTGTGCGCCGCCAAGATCGGCGGCGATGCAAATATCGGCAAGGGCATCTACACCCACTTCCTCGACGACGAAGGCATGGTGCGCGCCGACTTCACGGTCTTCCGCATGGCCGACCGGTGCCGTCTCGTCAACGGCGCCGATGCCGGCCCGCGCGACCTGCACTATATGAAGCGCGTCGCCCAAGACCGTGGCCTTGACGTGACCATTACCGACGTCTCGGAAAAATTCGTCACGATCGGCATCTGGGGTCCGAACGCACGCGACACGCTCAAAAAGGCCGTCGCCGATCCGGCCGGGCTCGATCAGGAAAACTTCGCCTTCGCGGCGATCAAGCCGATCGAAATCGCCGGCAAGCCCGTCACCGCCTTCCGCATCTCCTATGTCGGCGAGCAGGGCTGGGAACTGCATATGAAGTACGAAGACGGCCTCGCCGTCTGGGACGCGCTGCGCGCGACCGGTGTGATGGCCTTCGGCGTCGAGACCTATGCGAATTCGCGCCGCATGGAGAAGAGCCTGCGCCTGCAGAACGCCGACCTCCTGACCCAGTACAACCTGATCGAAGCCGATCTTGCCCGTCCGAAGGTCAAGGAAGCCGACTTCCGCGGCAAGGCAAAACATCTTGAATACAAGGCGCGTGAGCATCAGCCCGCCATGCTCTGCACGCTTGTGATGACCGAGAATACCGACAAGTCGGGTGTCAAGCGTTATCCCGTCGGCAACCTCCCGGTTGTCGACCCCGCCACCGGAGAGGTTCTGGTCGACGAGCTCGGCCGCCGGTCGTACACGACCTCGATCGCCTACGGCCCGACAGTTGGCAAGAACATTGCTTTGGCCTACCTGCCCTGGTCGCATTGCCAGGTCGGCCGCAAGCTGAATGTCGAGTATTTCGCCGAGAGCTATCCGGTGGAGGTTGTCGGCGTCGGCTATAAGCCGATCTATGACCCGGAAAATCTGAAGCCGCGCACCTAA
- a CDS encoding ABC transporter permease, translating to MDFTFLASTMVTLLKAVPTTLILFSLSIFFGGLLALVIVWMRVSGNPVLSGFAKGYIFVFRGSPLLIQMFLVFYGLGQFGVIRYSFLWPFLREPMVCAILSLALCTAGYTAEIFRGGIRAVSPKEIEAARSIGMSGFLLVRRILAPIAFRHALPAYSTEIVLMMKSTALASLVTVWEVTGVAQRLISQTYRTMEVFLCAAIIYLVLNFIILQGMALLEYSLSRHRRAIPQALKAWAFLT from the coding sequence ATGGATTTCACCTTTCTCGCCTCGACCATGGTCACGCTGCTCAAAGCAGTGCCGACGACGCTGATCCTGTTTTCGCTGTCGATCTTCTTCGGTGGTCTGCTGGCGCTCGTCATCGTCTGGATGCGGGTCAGCGGCAACCCGGTGCTGTCGGGCTTTGCCAAGGGCTATATCTTCGTCTTCCGCGGCTCGCCGCTCTTGATCCAGATGTTCCTGGTCTTCTACGGCCTCGGCCAGTTCGGTGTCATCCGCTATTCGTTCCTCTGGCCGTTCCTGCGCGAGCCGATGGTCTGCGCCATCCTGTCCTTGGCGCTCTGCACGGCCGGCTACACGGCGGAGATTTTCCGAGGCGGCATCCGCGCCGTCTCGCCGAAGGAGATCGAGGCGGCGCGCTCGATCGGCATGTCAGGCTTCCTGCTGGTGCGCCGCATCCTGGCGCCGATCGCCTTCCGCCACGCGCTGCCGGCCTATTCCACCGAGATCGTGCTGATGATGAAGTCGACGGCGCTTGCAAGCCTCGTCACCGTCTGGGAGGTCACCGGTGTGGCCCAGCGGCTGATCTCGCAGACCTACCGCACGATGGAAGTCTTCCTCTGCGCGGCGATCATCTATCTCGTTTTGAACTTCATCATCCTGCAGGGCATGGCCCTGCTCGAATATTCGCTCTCCCGACACCGCCGTGCGATTCCGCAGGCGCTGAAGGCGTGGGCGTTTTTGACCTGA
- a CDS encoding HAL/PAL/TAL family ammonia-lyase → MTITLDRLLSWRDVARVGAGESLVLSPAAWARVDEASRIVARIVETGVRAYGVNTGVGALADTVVDRASQSLLSRSIVLSHACGVGPLLAPREVRAIIAAQIANFAHGHSGVRREIVEHLVALLAHDCIPDVPSKGSAGYLTHNAHTALVLIGEGSATLGGERLSGRDALEAIGLEPRVLGAKEGLSLVNGTACATGLSATALLRAERLLDWADAIAALTLEAAGCQIAAFDEAVLKLRPSAGIEKVGATLRARLSGSGLVAAAFGRRTQDALSLRSVPHAHGAARDVFDNSARAVDQELASVTDNPAVWGTPEQPIVSSEAHAVAPALGQAADSLAIALGQIGAISERRMDRLVNPLVSGLPPFLASDAGSHSGFMIAQYTAAALSNENRRLAAPAAMDGGLTSGLQEDFLAHPTAAAGKLLAVIDNAEYILAIELMAAAQAHDFLAATAPRAHGTDLVYAVVRQQVSHYRDDRPLNGDIEAVRSLIRETAPPMG, encoded by the coding sequence ATGACCATCACTCTCGATAGGCTGCTGAGCTGGCGCGATGTCGCCCGCGTCGGCGCAGGGGAAAGTCTTGTCTTGTCGCCGGCTGCCTGGGCGCGGGTCGACGAGGCAAGCCGCATCGTCGCGCGCATCGTCGAAACCGGCGTGCGCGCCTATGGCGTCAACACCGGAGTCGGGGCGCTGGCCGATACGGTGGTCGACCGTGCCTCGCAGAGCCTGTTGTCGCGCAGCATCGTGCTCAGCCATGCCTGCGGCGTGGGGCCGCTGCTCGCGCCCCGCGAAGTGCGGGCCATCATCGCCGCCCAGATTGCCAATTTCGCCCACGGCCATTCCGGCGTGCGGCGCGAGATCGTCGAGCATCTCGTAGCCCTGCTGGCGCATGATTGCATTCCCGACGTGCCGTCGAAAGGCTCGGCGGGTTACCTCACCCATAATGCCCATACGGCGCTCGTGCTAATCGGCGAAGGCAGCGCCACGCTCGGCGGCGAACGCCTGAGCGGCCGCGACGCGCTGGAAGCGATCGGCCTCGAACCGCGGGTGCTCGGCGCCAAGGAGGGCTTGAGCCTCGTCAACGGCACGGCTTGCGCCACCGGCTTGAGTGCCACGGCACTTTTGCGCGCCGAACGGCTGCTCGACTGGGCCGATGCCATCGCGGCGCTTACGCTGGAAGCGGCAGGCTGCCAGATCGCCGCCTTCGACGAGGCAGTGCTGAAGCTGCGCCCGTCCGCCGGCATCGAAAAGGTCGGGGCGACGTTGCGCGCCCGCCTTTCCGGCAGCGGCCTTGTCGCCGCCGCCTTCGGCCGGCGCACCCAGGATGCGCTGAGCCTTCGTTCGGTGCCGCATGCCCATGGCGCCGCCCGCGACGTCTTCGACAATTCCGCTCGCGCCGTCGACCAGGAACTGGCTTCAGTGACGGACAATCCGGCCGTCTGGGGCACGCCGGAGCAGCCGATCGTCTCCTCCGAGGCGCATGCGGTTGCCCCGGCCCTTGGGCAGGCAGCCGATAGCCTTGCGATTGCGCTGGGCCAGATCGGCGCGATCAGCGAACGGCGCATGGACCGGCTGGTCAATCCGCTGGTGAGCGGTCTGCCGCCGTTTCTCGCGAGCGATGCCGGCAGCCATTCCGGCTTCATGATCGCGCAATATACCGCAGCCGCGCTCAGCAACGAGAACCGCCGCCTTGCCGCACCCGCGGCGATGGATGGCGGCCTGACCTCCGGCCTGCAGGAGGATTTCCTCGCCCACCCGACCGCTGCCGCCGGCAAGCTGCTCGCCGTCATCGACAATGCCGAATATATCCTGGCGATCGAGCTGATGGCCGCCGCCCAGGCGCATGATTTCCTGGCTGCGACGGCGCCGCGGGCGCACGGCACGGACCTTGTCTACGCGGTCGTGCGGCAGCAGGTCTCCCATTATCGAGACGATCGGCCGCTCAATGGCGATATCGAGGCCGTGCGAAGCCTGATCCGCGAGACTGCGCCGCCAATGGGCTGA